A window of the Nitrospira sp. genome harbors these coding sequences:
- a CDS encoding enolase C-terminal domain-like protein, whose protein sequence is MWSIVGGVDRSNVDSYATCFGIDPHDNASAAVASEVAFRWAVQKWRPTHSVDVMNKLAEAAGGDGALCLDFGGLWNSDAIARLCEDLSFRLAWIEEPFPPEEMHQAIGWRRPAPHAAGEHCYSRAETAILEAAGVEIWQPDAVFCGGFQSFRLLVERASEIGVRCMPHGGSLLPALHAAAAGDAVECVEYHMLLEPRRQAHLASPVMPVEGRRLVAPDAPGWAGPLNPNLRMGAVL, encoded by the coding sequence GTGTGGTCCATAGTCGGTGGCGTTGATCGCAGCAACGTCGACAGCTACGCTACATGTTTCGGAATCGACCCACACGACAATGCCTCAGCCGCCGTCGCTAGCGAGGTCGCTTTCCGTTGGGCTGTGCAGAAGTGGCGGCCGACGCATTCGGTCGATGTGATGAACAAGTTAGCTGAGGCGGCGGGAGGAGACGGTGCGCTCTGCCTAGATTTCGGGGGGCTGTGGAACAGTGACGCCATAGCCAGGTTGTGTGAAGACCTTTCATTCCGACTTGCTTGGATTGAGGAACCCTTTCCGCCTGAAGAAATGCATCAAGCCATCGGCTGGCGGCGTCCAGCGCCACATGCAGCTGGCGAGCATTGCTATAGCCGGGCGGAGACGGCCATCCTTGAGGCTGCGGGTGTCGAGATCTGGCAGCCCGACGCGGTTTTCTGTGGCGGCTTCCAATCTTTTCGTTTACTCGTAGAACGGGCCTCGGAGATCGGAGTCAGGTGCATGCCGCACGGTGGTAGTTTGCTGCCGGCTCTGCATGCCGCTGCCGCAGGCGATGCGGTCGAATGCGTTGAGTATCACATGCTGCTGGAACCTAGACGTCAGGCACATCTGGCCTCTCCGGTAATGCCCGTCGAGGGACGGCGTTTGGTAGCGCCCGATGCGCCCGGCTGGGCAGGGCCGTTGAATCCGAACCTTCGAATGGGAGCAGTTCTGTGA
- a CDS encoding class I SAM-dependent methyltransferase yields the protein MDVAEKNDLQLFRSTAQYYHDFRVPYPPVLLEQLCCDVGDAKCAHLLDLGCGTGELAVPLASCFHAVTAVDPEAEMLNFAREKARGHNNITFVLGRAEDLNLPPMSVHLVTIGAAFHWMDRELITRRCRQWLAPGQPMAILGSNSIWTGTAAWQEVARRVLIDWFGNRRAGKGRFQAPLERHEVVLVREGMALKRLEFQMPYVWTLESFIGYLASTSFASAVVIGGDRTAFENAMREALLKFDASGHYSETLTFYCILAYPKQGDAV from the coding sequence ATGGATGTTGCGGAAAAAAATGACCTGCAGTTATTTCGGAGTACTGCCCAGTACTACCATGATTTCCGCGTACCATATCCTCCAGTGCTTTTGGAACAGCTTTGTTGCGATGTCGGCGATGCGAAATGTGCACATCTCCTTGATCTTGGATGCGGCACGGGAGAACTCGCCGTACCCCTTGCATCTTGTTTCCATGCTGTTACTGCGGTCGATCCCGAAGCCGAGATGCTCAATTTTGCCCGAGAAAAAGCTCGTGGCCATAATAACATCACTTTCGTGCTCGGCCGGGCTGAGGATCTGAATCTGCCTCCCATGTCCGTGCATCTCGTGACGATCGGAGCGGCGTTCCATTGGATGGACCGGGAACTCATCACACGCCGCTGCCGACAATGGCTGGCCCCTGGTCAGCCAATGGCGATCCTCGGAAGCAATAGTATCTGGACGGGTACGGCAGCGTGGCAGGAAGTCGCCCGCCGGGTGTTGATTGATTGGTTCGGTAACCGCCGGGCTGGCAAGGGCAGATTCCAGGCGCCTCTTGAACGCCACGAAGTCGTCCTCGTACGAGAGGGGATGGCGCTCAAGCGTTTGGAGTTCCAGATGCCATACGTTTGGACGCTGGAATCTTTTATCGGCTATCTGGCTTCGACATCGTTCGCCTCGGCTGTTGTCATTGGTGGCGATCGCACCGCATTCGAGAATGCGATGCGCGAGGCGCTTCTAAAATTTGATGCGAGTGGCCATTATTCCGAGACGCTGACGTTTTATTGCATCCTCGCCTATCCGAAACAAGGAGATGCCGTCTGA
- a CDS encoding RiPP maturation radical SAM C-methyltransferase translates to MTLVLVQAPWATTTRPNLALGILEAIATRKGFHVEPIYANLSLAATIGVKVAETFADTRALFGLSEHLFAVDIFGSKALGSDEFLRASEDAGIVPPILGNGRLTQLRDVELPDFLTSVVARIAALRPRIVGFSATFNQVMASLAIANRLKQHDREILTLFGGACFEADMGVAYHRALPDVINHVFTGEAEEPFEEMLDRLINSSSCAGLPGVTYTAEGVIRHTPGRPLMDMNRSPSPQFDGYFSERERFQQERGVELDLDALPFESSRGCWWGQQAHCVFCGLNPDVLQFRSKSAERVVEEILSLRARYGVRRLLATDWIISREHRREVVARLAALDLDTEIFYETRPDLTRDELAAMAQAGIKRIQPGIEAISTPLLSHMKKFGSALRNIQFLRWCAELGIAPTYNFLAGFPGEKEEWYLDSARIVPAIVHLPPPTQNVFLVELHRFSPLFRQRDEYAITGVRARVDYRFLFPRKIVAPEDFAYFFEFDGVDRADVARYTHEFRKAVAGWLDASRSALPARCELRERDGRIMVEDTRGGRNERSEWIGVHRELLLACNSIRSRGEVIRKVREGFEESMTQRALADLLFQQLVMAEDRRILALPTWVGSA, encoded by the coding sequence ATGACCCTGGTGCTCGTTCAGGCACCGTGGGCTACCACGACTCGGCCCAATCTGGCGCTCGGTATTTTAGAAGCGATTGCTACCCGCAAAGGGTTCCATGTTGAGCCCATATACGCCAATCTGAGTCTAGCCGCAACCATCGGCGTCAAGGTAGCGGAGACCTTTGCAGATACTCGAGCACTGTTTGGACTGTCCGAACACCTTTTTGCAGTCGACATATTTGGCTCGAAGGCGTTAGGAAGTGATGAGTTCCTGCGGGCCAGCGAAGACGCGGGCATTGTGCCCCCGATCCTTGGCAATGGTCGCCTCACGCAACTTCGGGACGTCGAATTGCCGGACTTTCTGACTTCCGTAGTCGCGCGCATCGCTGCCCTCCGGCCGCGGATCGTGGGTTTTTCGGCGACTTTCAATCAAGTTATGGCGAGCCTAGCCATAGCCAACCGACTTAAACAGCACGACCGGGAGATCCTGACCCTATTCGGAGGCGCGTGTTTCGAAGCGGACATGGGGGTTGCCTACCATCGCGCCTTACCCGACGTGATCAACCATGTCTTCACAGGTGAGGCCGAGGAGCCGTTCGAGGAGATGCTCGACCGCCTCATAAACAGCAGCTCCTGTGCTGGCTTGCCTGGCGTGACTTACACCGCAGAGGGTGTCATCAGGCACACACCGGGCCGGCCGCTTATGGATATGAACCGAAGTCCATCACCACAGTTCGACGGCTATTTCAGCGAGCGGGAACGGTTCCAGCAGGAGAGAGGCGTCGAGTTGGACTTGGACGCGCTTCCATTCGAGTCGTCTCGGGGATGCTGGTGGGGTCAGCAAGCCCACTGTGTGTTCTGCGGTCTGAACCCGGATGTATTACAGTTTCGCAGCAAATCCGCAGAACGTGTGGTCGAAGAAATTCTCTCGCTTCGAGCGCGTTACGGGGTGCGACGCCTCCTAGCGACCGACTGGATAATTTCACGGGAACACCGGCGGGAGGTAGTCGCACGTCTTGCTGCTCTCGACCTAGATACCGAGATCTTCTACGAGACTCGTCCTGATCTCACCCGTGACGAACTCGCCGCAATGGCCCAAGCTGGCATCAAGCGGATCCAGCCGGGAATCGAGGCAATTTCAACTCCCCTGTTGTCTCACATGAAAAAATTCGGTTCTGCCCTGCGCAATATTCAGTTTCTGAGATGGTGCGCCGAATTGGGTATCGCGCCAACGTACAACTTTCTGGCCGGCTTCCCAGGAGAGAAGGAAGAATGGTATCTCGATTCGGCACGAATTGTGCCCGCTATCGTACACCTGCCACCACCTACTCAGAATGTTTTCCTGGTGGAGCTGCACCGCTTCAGTCCGTTGTTTCGACAGCGCGACGAATACGCTATTACAGGCGTGCGTGCGCGTGTCGATTACCGCTTTCTGTTTCCGCGGAAGATCGTCGCACCGGAAGACTTCGCGTACTTTTTCGAATTCGATGGCGTTGATCGTGCAGACGTGGCCCGCTACACGCATGAGTTCCGCAAGGCTGTCGCCGGTTGGCTGGACGCCAGTCGCTCTGCGCTGCCGGCGCGTTGTGAACTGCGCGAAAGGGACGGGAGGATTATGGTGGAAGACACGCGAGGTGGACGGAACGAGCGCTCAGAGTGGATCGGTGTCCATCGCGAATTACTTCTGGCATGCAATTCGATTAGGAGTCGCGGAGAAGTGATTCGCAAAGTTCGAGAAGGCTTCGAAGAATCAATGACACAGCGAGCACTAGCTGATCTCCTTTTTCAACAGCTGGTGATGGCGGAGGATCGGCGTATCCTCGCCCTTCCCACATGGGTTGGATCGGCCTAA
- a CDS encoding class I SAM-dependent methyltransferase — MGNRRTRQDKEPTWPVIPNLPTDLFKGAARDYAEFRVPYPQNLLEDLIERSSAAQSGLLVDLACGTGQLALPLSQHFASVVAIDQEPNMIEVARAVAAEIGNITWVTGRAEDANFLPSSVEMVTIGAAFHRLDRRLVAARAREWLRSGGSLAVVGSNSLWTGKEAWQAAAIEILDDFIAPPPSPGKEVEPAAASVPKMTHREILVEAGYDVSEHEFAVPHIWSLNSFWGYLLSTSKRSAILAAGPTLENALRRRLLGIDSSGMYEETMMFYYLLARRAD, encoded by the coding sequence TTGGGCAATCGACGCACCAGGCAGGACAAAGAGCCGACATGGCCTGTTATCCCCAATCTGCCGACCGATCTCTTCAAAGGTGCGGCCCGAGATTACGCTGAATTCCGGGTGCCTTACCCTCAAAATCTACTAGAGGACTTGATCGAGCGTAGCAGCGCAGCACAGTCGGGCTTGCTGGTCGATCTAGCCTGCGGCACCGGGCAGTTGGCCTTACCGTTAAGCCAGCATTTTGCATCCGTGGTCGCGATCGATCAAGAGCCTAACATGATTGAAGTCGCGCGCGCGGTGGCGGCTGAGATCGGAAACATTACGTGGGTTACAGGACGTGCCGAGGATGCTAACTTCCTCCCCAGCTCGGTCGAAATGGTAACGATCGGTGCTGCATTCCACCGATTGGACCGTCGACTGGTTGCGGCCCGCGCCCGCGAATGGCTGCGGTCCGGCGGCTCGCTCGCCGTGGTTGGATCGAACAGCTTATGGACCGGCAAGGAAGCATGGCAGGCCGCTGCGATCGAGATACTCGATGACTTTATTGCACCGCCGCCCTCCCCCGGGAAAGAAGTTGAGCCGGCGGCGGCGTCCGTTCCGAAGATGACACATCGCGAGATCCTTGTCGAAGCAGGCTATGATGTTTCGGAGCACGAATTCGCGGTTCCACATATCTGGAGCTTGAACTCGTTCTGGGGCTATTTACTCTCAACGTCCAAACGCTCGGCGATCCTGGCGGCCGGACCAACGTTGGAAAATGCGCTGCGGCGTCGCCTACTTGGAATCGATTCGAGTGGCATGTACGAGGAAACGATGATGTTCTACTATTTGTTGGCGAGAAGAGCTGACTAG
- a CDS encoding radical SAM protein, whose translation MLSSICDYQCAYCPERLHDGRVRFPSWEQARRACRNLVSARPAHAITILFTGGEPTLYPHLQSLAYYARELGARVAILSNGGRPRAWWNNAWGWLDHAVLSFHPGQANPDHFLDVVCDGVRRIPIQVNLMMMPSVFDDCIAFAHRLDSQASGVVIHYKPVQDNWCRLGDYSPAQQEVLLALNQATIDAERTCVTSVLKGNLKCFGPEGQMAIRTPTELLLRNENHWRDWTCSVGLDSVFVRWDQVFRGVCTVGGVIGSIYDENLELPDKPVQCDRPACTCIGGIKSLRWAPGEEYRRQLPVRS comes from the coding sequence ATGCTTTCGAGTATATGCGATTACCAATGTGCATACTGCCCTGAGCGTCTTCATGACGGTCGTGTCCGGTTTCCATCTTGGGAGCAGGCGCGGCGTGCCTGCCGTAACCTGGTGTCGGCGCGGCCGGCACATGCCATCACTATCCTATTCACAGGCGGAGAACCTACGCTATACCCTCATCTCCAGTCGCTCGCATATTACGCCAGAGAGCTTGGTGCCCGCGTGGCAATTTTGAGCAATGGAGGCCGGCCGCGCGCCTGGTGGAACAATGCTTGGGGCTGGCTGGATCATGCAGTCTTATCATTCCATCCTGGTCAGGCCAACCCTGACCATTTCCTCGATGTGGTCTGCGACGGTGTGCGGCGTATCCCGATTCAGGTTAATCTGATGATGATGCCAAGCGTCTTCGACGACTGCATCGCATTTGCCCACCGGCTAGATTCGCAGGCATCGGGCGTAGTCATCCACTATAAGCCGGTTCAGGATAACTGGTGCAGGCTTGGTGATTACTCGCCCGCCCAGCAGGAGGTATTGTTGGCCTTGAACCAGGCGACGATTGATGCTGAGAGGACCTGCGTGACAAGTGTGCTCAAGGGCAATCTTAAATGTTTTGGGCCTGAAGGTCAGATGGCGATTCGTACGCCGACTGAACTTCTGCTACGAAACGAGAATCATTGGCGCGATTGGACTTGCAGCGTCGGTCTCGATTCCGTGTTCGTGCGCTGGGACCAGGTCTTTCGTGGGGTCTGCACCGTTGGAGGCGTGATTGGTTCGATATACGACGAGAATCTGGAGTTGCCCGACAAACCTGTACAATGCGACCGCCCCGCCTGCACCTGTATAGGCGGAATCAAGTCCCTTCGATGGGCGCCGGGCGAAGAGTATCGGCGCCAATTACCTGTTCGGAGTTAA
- a CDS encoding radical SAM protein codes for MGRHLYFASEIDHVHLEPTTRCNAACPMCARNLYGRTAPELKQLELSEENVRLILPAEFLAHVRSVDLCGAYGDPIVASELLGIIRHLRPRASDRKVTVFTNGGVRPLAWWRELAEAIGPSGVVVFAIDGLEDTLSVYRRGVCFESVIERARAFIEAGGRARWDFLVFLHNEHEVKQARMLSQQLGFEEFCLKRSSRFLKSAYEYVPELEGRVDLEKFPIFDATGRQVGTLRPPRDPKLMNDTLLRYISHPEPQRGLELLFDRTAIRCRVQESRSVFVSASGQVFPCCWTYVQATTPVLYGMGNGIDTAMYDLVLATGGFEALDARTKGIAAVIEGPLFCAIQESWDKPSLAEGRQKVCARVCGQEFPAFDGQFTNDLEMPPACRPLTAEALKKVLPTPRIGFFSGAVPQELEPSGLLLCDPLTGLVAYPSFERYLVANLPDIAPFGLHISVGDVDGLKEYVTRKNAEDEFLFGHLAGNHCMQEVGRITRSWAHQALEDVPFSLCGTFGGDEVILAVAGIEYDRFVTAIRLLATKLRHEAPRPCSFAAATLFNRTVEQRNAHEIFRRLVSQIDRALFRYKAKLPGDAGGGDNGVVDVGTLLLSSLNETDTVVNLFE; via the coding sequence ATGGGCCGACATCTATACTTCGCTTCCGAGATTGACCATGTTCATCTTGAGCCAACGACTCGCTGTAATGCGGCATGCCCGATGTGTGCGCGGAATTTGTACGGTCGTACTGCTCCGGAGTTGAAGCAATTGGAATTGAGTGAAGAAAATGTCCGCTTAATCTTGCCGGCCGAGTTTCTGGCGCACGTCCGTTCAGTTGATCTTTGCGGCGCGTATGGGGATCCGATCGTCGCCTCTGAATTGCTGGGCATCATCCGGCATCTACGCCCCCGTGCATCCGATCGCAAGGTCACGGTGTTCACGAACGGAGGTGTGCGGCCCCTCGCGTGGTGGCGAGAGTTGGCGGAGGCGATCGGCCCGTCCGGAGTTGTAGTCTTCGCGATCGATGGCCTAGAGGACACTCTGTCCGTCTACCGTCGCGGCGTCTGCTTTGAGTCCGTGATTGAACGGGCACGGGCATTCATCGAAGCCGGAGGGCGCGCACGCTGGGATTTCCTCGTGTTTCTCCACAATGAGCATGAAGTTAAACAGGCGCGTATGTTGAGCCAACAATTGGGATTCGAGGAATTCTGTTTAAAAAGGTCGTCGCGCTTCTTAAAGTCGGCATACGAATACGTGCCCGAACTCGAAGGGCGAGTCGATCTTGAGAAATTTCCAATTTTCGACGCGACCGGCCGACAGGTGGGTACGCTTCGTCCACCAAGAGATCCCAAACTCATGAACGACACTCTGTTGCGATACATTTCGCACCCAGAGCCGCAACGCGGGCTAGAGCTGCTGTTTGACAGGACAGCTATTCGGTGTCGGGTCCAGGAAAGCCGCAGCGTCTTCGTGAGCGCTAGCGGGCAGGTGTTTCCCTGTTGCTGGACCTATGTTCAAGCGACGACTCCGGTTCTATACGGTATGGGCAATGGCATCGATACGGCGATGTACGATCTCGTTCTCGCCACCGGTGGTTTCGAGGCGCTCGACGCGCGGACCAAGGGGATAGCGGCCGTGATCGAGGGCCCGCTTTTCTGTGCGATCCAGGAAAGCTGGGACAAGCCATCCTTGGCAGAGGGACGCCAGAAGGTCTGTGCCCGCGTTTGCGGGCAGGAGTTCCCGGCCTTCGATGGTCAGTTCACGAACGATTTGGAAATGCCTCCCGCCTGCCGGCCGCTCACGGCGGAAGCGCTAAAGAAGGTCTTGCCAACTCCCCGCATCGGTTTCTTCTCTGGTGCAGTTCCGCAAGAGCTCGAGCCCTCAGGTCTCCTGCTGTGTGACCCGTTGACCGGGCTCGTGGCATATCCGTCCTTTGAACGCTATCTTGTTGCAAATTTGCCCGACATTGCCCCGTTTGGTTTGCATATCTCCGTCGGCGATGTCGACGGACTGAAAGAGTACGTAACCCGCAAGAACGCCGAGGATGAGTTTCTTTTCGGCCATCTGGCGGGCAATCATTGTATGCAGGAGGTTGGCCGTATCACGAGGAGCTGGGCTCATCAGGCATTGGAGGACGTGCCGTTTTCCCTGTGCGGTACATTCGGCGGCGATGAGGTTATCCTGGCAGTCGCCGGGATCGAATACGACCGGTTTGTCACCGCCATCCGGTTGCTCGCTACGAAGCTGCGCCATGAGGCTCCCCGCCCTTGCAGCTTCGCGGCGGCGACGCTTTTTAACCGCACTGTCGAACAAAGGAATGCCCACGAAATCTTCCGGAGACTAGTCTCCCAGATCGATCGGGCTCTATTCCGATACAAGGCCAAACTGCCGGGTGATGCCGGCGGTGGAGACAATGGGGTGGTCGATGTGGGTACGCTGTTGCTGTCTTCCCTGAATGAAACCGACACGGTCGTCAATCTGTTCGAGTAA